The Kribbella shirazensis genomic interval GACGGGGCCAGCGAGTTCGAGAACAGGTACGGGCGGGAGCGCTGGCGGAGCAGCTCGACGATCTCGCGGCGCGCCGAGACGTAGCCGCCGGAGGCGCCGCCGAGCGCCTTGCCGAGCGTGCCGGTCACGATGTCGACGCGGTCCTTCACGCCGAACAGCGACGGCGTACCGGCGCCGTCCGGCCCCACGAAGCCGACCGCGTGCGAGTCGTCGACCATCACGAGCGCGTCGTACCGCTCGGCCAGGTCACAGATCTCGTCGAGCGGGGCGACGTACCCGTCCATCGAGAACACGCCGTCGGTCGCGATCAGCCGGTACCGGGCGTCCGCCGCGTCCTTGAGCTGTGCCTCGAGGTCGGCCATGTCGCGGTTCTTGTAGCGGTAGCGGCGCGCCTTCGACAGCCGGACGCCGTCGATGATGCTGGCGTGGTTGAGCTCGTCGGAGATGATCGCGTCCTCGGCGCCGAGCAGCGTCTCGAAGAGTCCGCCGTTCGCGTCGAAGCAGGAGCTGTAGAGAATGGAGTCCTCGGTGCCGAGGAAGTTGCTCAGGGCACCCTCCAGGTCCTTGTGGATCTGTTGCGTACCGCAGATGAAGCGCACTGAGGACAGCCCGAAGCCCCACCGGTCCAGGGCTTCCTTGGCGGCTGCGACGACCTCGGGATGGTCGGACAGTCCGAGGTAGTTGTTGGCGCAGAAGTTCAGTACTTCGTTGCCGGTAGCAACAGAGATCAGCGCCTGCTGGGGTGAGGTGATCACCCGCTCGGACTTGTAGAGCCCGGCGTCGCGGATCTCGCCGATGGTCGTCGTCAGGTCGTCCCGCATCCGGCCGAACATCAGTGCTTCTCCTCCAGGGATTCCGTCGTCCAGTCCATGATCACCTTGCCGCACTGCCCGGCGCGTGCGACGTCGAACGCCCGCTCGAAGTCGCCGTACCCGAACCGGTGGGTGATCACCGGCGTCAGGTCCAGGCCGCGCTCCAGCATCACCGACATCGAGTACCAGGTCTCGAACATCTCCCGGCCGTAGATGCCCTTGATGGTCAGCATGTTGAGCACCACCGTGCCCCAGTCGATCGCGATCTCGTCCGACGGCAGGCCGAGCATCGCGACCTTCCCGCCGTGCGTCATGTTCGCGAGCAGCTCCCGCAGCGCGGCCGGCTGCCCCGACATCTCCATCCCGACGTCGAACCCCTCGCGCATCCCGAGGCTCTGCTGCGCCTGCGCGATGGTCTCCTCGCCGACGTTCACCGCCCGGGTGACGCCGATCTTCCGCGCCAGGTCGAGCCGGTACTCCGACAGGTCCGTGATCACCACGTTCCGCGCACCGGCGTGCAGCGCGACCGCGGCGGCCATCACCCCGATCGGCCCCGCGCCGGTGATCAGCACGTCCTCGCCGACGAGCGGGAACGACAGGGCCGTGTGTACGGCGTTGCCGAACGGGTCGAAGATCGCGGCCACGTCAGGATCGACGGCGTCCTTGTGTACCCACGCGTTGCTCGCGGGCAGCGCGACGTACTCCGCGAACGCGCCCGGCACGTGGACGCCGAGTCCGCGGGTCTTGATGCACAGGTGGCGCCGGCCGGCCCGGCAGTTGCGGCACCGGCCGCACACCAGGTGCCCTTCGCCGCTGACCAGGTCACCGACCGCGACGTCCCGGACACCGACACCGACCTCGACGACCTCACCGCAGAACTCGTGCCCGGTCACCATCGGGACCGGCACGTTCTTCTGCGCCCAGTGGTCCCAGCTCTGGATGTGCAGATCGGTGCCGCACAGCCCGGTGCGGAGCACCTTGATCAGTACCTCGTCGGCCTCGATCTTCGGCTCGGGCACGTCCTGCAACCACAGACCGGGTTTCGCCTCGGCCTTCACCAGTGCCTTCACGGCACCCACCTCCAGTACGACGATCGTCCACATCGTCGTCCTGGGCAACCACCGGCGTCCATCGACACGTCATGCACAGCCTTTGCAGTTCCACTGCACACTCGACACCCGAACACGCCTGACCGGTAGGTCACCTAGGCTTACCAGTCATGAGCTACGACCGGGACGGACTGCTGGAGCAGGTCAAGGGCAAGGCGATCGTGCACGGACGGGTGACGCTGGCGTCCGGCAAAGAGGCCGACTACTACGTCGACCTGCGCCGGATCACGCTCGACGCGGCCGCCGCTCCGCTGATCGGCCCGGCGATGCTCGAGCTGACCAAGGACCTGGAGTACGACGCGGTCGGCGGGCTCACGCTCGGTGCCGACCCGGTCGCGATGTCGATGCTGCACGCGGCGGCTCAGCAGGGGCGGACGCTCGACGCGTTCGTCGTCCGGAAGGCCGAGAAGACGCACGGGCTGCAGCGGCGGATCGAGGGACCGGACGTGAAGGGCCGCCGGGTCCTGGCGGTCGAGGACACGTCGACGACCGGCGGATCGGTGCTGACCGCGGTCGAGGCGTTGCGCGAGGCCGGGGCCGAGGTGGTCGCGGTGGCGGTGATCGTCGACCGGTCGACCGGGGCGCGGGAGCGGGTGGAGGCGGAGGACCTGGAGTACCGGGCCGTGTTCGGGCTCGAGGACCTGGGGCTCGGCTGATGCAGAGCAGCACGCTGTGGATCATCCTGCTGACGATCGTCGTCGTCGCCGCGCTCGGCTATTTCAACTACTACCGCGCGAAGAAGCGCCGCGAGCTGTTCGCCGGGTTCGCCGCCTCTCAGGGCTGGTCCTACGTTCCGGCCAACCACTCCCTCGCCGGCCAGTGGGCGGGTACGCCGTTCCAGACCGGTGACAACCGGCGGGCGAAGAACGTCCTGACCGGTGCGTTCAACGGCCACCAGATGGTTGCTTTCGACTACAGCTACCAGACGCACTCGACCGACTCGAAGGGACGCCGGCGGACCACCACGCACCACTTCGGTGTGGTCGTGCTGCAGTTGCCGGGTGCGCTGCCGCACCTCGAGGTGACGCACGAGGGGATCTTCGGCGGCGCGGTGGCGAACGCGTTCGGTTTCCGCGACATCCAGTTCGAGAGCGAGCAGTTCAACCGGTCGTTCCGGGTGAAGGCCGACGACGAGCGGTTCGGGCACGCGGTGGTGACGCCGCGGATGATGGAGCTGCTGCTCGCCCGCGGTGAGATCGGCTGGCGGGTGGAGGGGAATTCGCTGGTCGGCTGGGACAAGGGCGCCCACGACCCGAACGAGGTGATGAACCGCCTCGCGCTGCTCGAGCAGGTCGTGGCGAACGTCCCGCCGTACGTCTGGCGCGACTACGCCGGCATCGACCCCCGCGGCCAGCAGGCGCCGTACCCGCAGGTCCCGCCCACGCAGCAGGCGCCACAGACGCAGCCGCAGACGCAGTACCAGCAGCCTTACCAGCAGCCGCAGTACCCGCAGCAGCCGCAGCAGCCACCGGCGGGCGGACCTACGTACCCGTAGAGTCGCTCCCAGCACTGCCAATCACTCGGGAGCTGGGAACATGGTCTGGGTCATCATCGCGATCCTCGCGGTCGTCGTCATTCTGGCGATCGTGCTGATCACGTCGTACAACCGGTTCGTCAAGCAACGGAACCTGATCCAGGAGTCCTGGCGGCAGATCGACGTCGAGTTGCACCGCCGGTACGACCTGATCCCGAACCTGGTCGAGACGGTGCGCGCGTACGCCGCCCACGAGCGGCACGTGTTCGAGGAGGTCGCCCGGCTGCGTACCCAGGCCGTGAACGTGCAGGGCGCGACCCCGGAGCAGCGGGCGGCGGCGGAGGGTCAGCTGTCCGGTGCGCTGCGTCAGATGATGATCTCGGTCGAGCAGTACCCGCAGCTGCAGTCGAACCAGAACTTCCTCGGTCTGCAGCGCGAGCTGACCGACACCGAGGACCGGATCGCGGCCGGCCGCCGGTTCTACAACGCGAACGTCGGCGACTACAACACCCGGGTCGAGGCGTTCCCGTCGAACCTGATCGCCGGCGCCTTCAAGTTCGAGAAGGCCGGGTACTTCGAGGTCAACGACGAGCAGGTCCGCGCGGTCCCGCAGGTCTCGTTCGGCACCGTCGGGTCGGTCGCCGGTGAGCAGGCGCCGCCGCCGATGCAGCCGGGTGCGCCGTCCTCGGGCCAGATCCACCCGCAGATGCCGGGGGACCAGGGCAACTACCAGGCACCGCCGCAGCAGATCCCGGGCAACTACCAGCAGCCGGGCCAGCCGCAGTACCAGCAGCAAGGCCAGCCGCAGTACCAGCAGCCGGGTCAGGGGCAGTACCCCGCTCAGGGGCAGTACCAGGGACAGGGAGAGCCACCGGTGGGCGGGCCGCCTGCGGGTTCCCCCGCTCCGCAGGACGGTCAACCGCCATTCACCGGTGGCCAGTAGGCACCGGTTCCCCGTGGTTCAGGTCCCCCGAACCCGAACTCGCTCCCAGTGCCAGGCCCGGCGTGACGGCGGTCAGGTCGTCACCTCCGGGCCTGCCCTCCCCCCGGTACCTGAGTCAACAGTGCCGCACTGAGATACATCCGGCGTACATCGGCCTTCCCGGCGGGTGCGGGCGGATGCCACGATAGGTCGGTTCCAGAGTGGAGAGGTCGGACGAGTGGACAGTCTGAGGTACGGGATCCTCGGACCTCTGCGGCTCGTCCACGTCCAGGGGCAGCCGCTCAAGGCCGCCAAACCGCGCCAACTGCTCGGCACGCTGCTCCTCCACCCGAACCGGTTCGTCTCGACCGACCTGATCGCGGATGCGCTCTGGGAGAACAACCCGCCACGGTCCGCCACCGCGAACATCCGGACGTACGTCCGCGCGCTCCGCGGGGTGCTGCAGGACGCCGGCCTGCCCACGCCGATCGACACGTCGGCCGCCGGCTACAGCATCGAGGTAGGGGTCGACCAGCTCGACGCCAGCCTGTTCGAGTCCCTGCTGGCTGAGGGCGGTCACCTGCGCGACGCCGGTGACGGCCGCCAGGCCATGCAGGTGCTGTCCCGGGCGTACGCGCTGTGGCGCGGCCGGCCGCTGGAGGACCTCCCGATGCCCGCGGCGTGGGAGGGCTCGATCTCCCGTCTGGAGGCGCAGCATCGGGGCCTCGTCGACAGCCTGCTGGACCTCCGGCTCGAGTACGGCGACGCGAGCGGCGCCGCCGTACTGCTGAGTGCACGGCTCACCGACGATCCGTACGACGAGCAGCTCTGGCGGCGCCTGGTCGACGCGCTCGTGGCCGCGGGGCGGGTGGGCGAGGCGCGGGCGGCGTACGCGAAGGCCGTGCAGACGCTCGCCGACGAACTGGACATCAAGCCCGGTCCGGAGCTGGAGGCGGCAGGCGCCCGCGCCGAGAACGGCCGGTCGGCCAACTGGCCCAACCCCGGCATCCCGGCGGACCGTACGGCGGACCGCCCGGGCCCGGTCGTGCCGCCCGGACCGATGGCCGCGCCCGAGCTGACCGACCCACTGCGGCCGCCGAGCCAGCTCCCGCTCGACCTGGCCGACTTCAGCGGCCGGCAGGACCTGCTCGAGCAACTGCGGGACCTGGTCTGCGGCCGCGACCCGGTACGCCCGCCGGTCGCCGTCATCTCCGGTGCTCCGGGGACGGGGAAGACGTCGCTCGCGGTACGGCTGGGCCATCTGGTCCGGGAGCACTTTCCGGACGGGCAGATCTACCTGGACATGCACGGTGCGACGCACCCGCGCGATCCGGCCGCAGCACTCACCGATCTGCTGCTCAGCCTGAGCCTGCCCGACTACGCGATCCCGACCGACCCGGAACGGCGGTCCGCGATGCTGCGGTCCGAGCTGGCCAGCCGCCGGGTGCTGATCATCCTCGACGACGTGGCCACGGCCGGTCAGGTGACTCCGCTGATGCCGGGCACCGGCGCGTCGGCGGTCGTGGTGACCAGCCGGAACCGGCTGATGGACCTGGCCGGTGCGGACAGTACGCCGCTCGACACGTTCGACGACCGTGACGCCGCAGCACTGCTGGCATCGGTCGCCGGCGCCGACCGGATCGATCCGTCGTCGCCTGAGGCCGAGGAGATCCTGTCCGCCTGCGCGAACCTGCCGCTCGCGATCCGGATCGTCGGCAGCCGCCTGGCGCAGCGTCCGGACCTGAGCGCGCGCGAGCTGGCCCGGCGGTTGCGGGACGAGACGTCGCGGCTGGACGAGCTGAGCATCGGCGAGCTCGCCGTACGGACCAGCGCGGACCTCAGCTACGGCGCGCTCAGCGCGGAAGAGGCCCGGCTGTACCGGTTGATCGGCCACTTCGCCGTCGGTGTCTTCTCGGCCCGTGCGCTGGAGGCGGTCGCGTCGCCGGCCTCGGTACGGCGGAGCCTCGACCGGCTGATCGAGGTCAACCTGGTCCGGATCAGCTCGGTCGACCAGCGCGGCACTGCGCGGTACCGGGTCCACGACCTGCTGCGGCTGCATGCGCTCGGGGTCGGCACCGAGGAGCAGAAGGCACAAGCGATTCGGGACGTCGAGACGGTCGTCGACGCGATCCTGAACAAGATACGGCGCGCCAACAACGCGTTGTCCTTCGAGTACTTCGGCGTACTCGAACACACCGGTCCGTTGACGGCGCCGGACCCGTCACCGTTCACCGAGACCGATGCGATCGCGTGGTTCGACAGCGAGCGCAGTACGTTCGTGCCGGCGATCCGGGCCGCGGCGCAGAACGGGCTGCACGACCACGCCTGGCGGATCGCCGCCGCCTGGGGACCGTACCTGGACCTGCGCGCCGGCTTCGACGACTGGAACGGCTCGCACCAGCAGGGACTGCAGAGCGCGATCGCGTGCGGGGACCGGCGCGGCGAGGCGATCATGCACCGGAACCTCGGCCAGCTCGCCGTCTACCAGGACGACTGGGAGACCGCGCGGCGGCACCTGGACGCGGCCGCGCAACTGTTCGCCGAGGTCGGCGACCGGCTCGGTGAGGGCGTCGCCGCCGTCGGGCTCGGCACTTGGCTGCGGGAACGCGGCGAGCGCGACAAGGGACTGGAGCAGTACGAGAAAGCGATCGAGGCGTTCGTCGAGGTCGGCAACGCGAACGGCGAGGCACTGGCGCGGACCGCGGCGGCGAACGTCTACCTGGTCCGCGGCGACGTGGTCACCGCCCGGAAGTACCTGGCGCAGGCGTTCCTGATCGCGGTACGGCGCGCGGACGCGCACCGGGAGGCCAAGGTACGACGGCGGATCGCGGCGCTCCGGGTCCATCAGGGGCGGCACGACGAAGCGGTCCGCCAGGTGCGGAAGGCGCTGGCGATCTTCGACGGGATGGGCGACGACCACTGCGCGGCGTACACGCGGGCGTTGCTCGGGCAGGCGCTGATGGAGCGCGGCGAGGTGGCCGCGGCCCGGAAGATCCTGCTGGACGCGATCGACATCGGCCACCGGTTGGGCGATCGCAGCGTCGAGGGCGAGGCGGCGCAGCACCTCGGCGAGCTCTACTTGTCGACGGGGAAGCTCGACAACGCCCGCCGTACCCTGGAGCGCGCCGCGCGGGTCTGGCAGCAGGCCGGGAACGACGCCGCTGCCTCCGAATGCCGACAGCTCCTGGTCGGTTCAGAAGCAGGTGCGGCGGTCAGCTGAATGTACGGCGGCTGTATTCGGATCCGGCAGGATTTCGACCATGCCGCGGCAAGCAGGCCGAGGACGGGGGATCGGGGAGGATACCTATGGCCTGGGGGGAGCTTGCTGTGGAGCGCCGGAACGTCCCGCGGGTGGCGAACCCGCGGGACACTGAGGCGGCGCTGAACTGGCAGCTGGAGCGCATTGGTTCGGCAGCCTGGCTGGACTGGCCGCTGAAGTTCCAGCGGATGGCGTTCGGCTACGCGCACGACAGCGGCTGGCACGACGCGGCCGACGCGGTCCGTTGGCTCGACCACCATGCCCTGCTCCGTGAAGGGGCGGCGCCACGGGGGGCGCTGGTCTGGTACCAGGCGGCAGATCGGATCCGGGTGGCCTGCTCACTCGGCTCCGGTCAGGTGGTCGGTCCACTGCCGACCGGCCCCGTCGACGTCGCGGACCTCGCGCTCCTGAGCACCGACTGGGTCTGGTCCGACCCGCTGTTTCCCTTCGGGCACTAGTCCTTCGTCACAGCGTGCTTCGGCGCAGCGTGCTTGGCGGTCTCGGCGCCGTTCGCGCGGCGGCGGCGCCGGGCGAGGAAGTACTCGACGACCATCGGGATCAGCGAGACCACGACCAGCAGGAGCAGCGTGGACTCGAGGTGGTCGTGGATGAACTTCACGTTGCCGAGCGCGTGCCCGAGCAGCGTGAGACCCGGGGCCCAGATCACGGCGCCGATGGCGGTCCACAGGAAGAACTTCTTCGGGTCCATCCTCCCGGCGCCGGCGACGATCGTGATGAACGTCCGGACGATCGGCACGAACCGGCCCAGCACCAGAGCCCGCGGACCGTACCGCTCGAAGAACTCGTGGGTCTGCTCGATGTACTTCGGCTTCAGGAACCGCGCGTTCGGGTTCTGGAACAGCGACGTACCGAGGAATCGGCCGATGTAGTAGCCGGAGACGTTGCCGAGGAACGCCGCGATCGTCAGCAGCACGCAGGCAAGCCACAGCGGTACGTCGATGGAGCCTTGCGCGATGAACAGGCCGACCGCGAAGAGCAGCGAGTCACCGGGCAGGATCGGGAACAGCACCCCGCACTCGATGAACACGACCAGCAGCGTCCCCCAGAGCGCCCAGTCACCCAGCCAGTGCAGCAGGTACTCGGGGTCCATCCAGGACGGCATCAGCATCGCGACAATAGGAAGCACGCGGACAGGGTAGCGTCCCGACCTGTGCGTGAGCTGAGCAGCGACCTACGGGGAGCAGACATGGTGGGCCCGAGCGAGGTCGGCGTCGGCCCGTGGGAGGGCGATTGGCCCGACGATCCGCGGCTGGATCCGGCGCTGCTCGCGGAGGGTGACCGGCGCAACGTCGTGGACAAATACCGGTACTGGAGACTCGAGGCGATCGTCGAGGACCTGGACCGGCAGCGGAACCCGTTCCACGTCGCGATCGAGAACTGGCAGCACGACCTGAACATCGGCTCGGTGGTGCGGACCGCGAACGCTTTCCTGGCGGCGGAGGTGCACATTGTCGGCCAGCGCAAGTGGAACCGCCGCGGCGCGATGGTCACCGACCGCTACCAACATGTCCGCCACCAGCCGACGCTGGACGACCTTGCTTCTTACGCCGCTGAGCACGACCTTCCGGTCATCGGTATCGACAACCTCCCGGGTTCCGTCCCGCTGGAGACCTACGACCTGCCTCGGGCCTGCGTACTGCTCTTCGGTCAGGAAGGGCCTGGCCTGACTGCCGAGGCCCACCAGGTCTGCACAGCAGTCCTGTCGATAGCCCAGTTCGGCTCCACCCGTTCCATCAACGCCAGCGCCGCGGCAGCCATCGCGATGCACGCCTGGATCCGCCGCCACACCTTCGGTCAACATGTGGGCTGATCACGCGATCTGGTGGCAGATCTACCCACTCGGCTTCACCGGCGCCGAGCAGGCTGCTGTACCTGGCGTCGTGCGCCGCCTGCCGCAGTTGGAGAACTGGCTCGACTACGCGATCGAGCTGGGCTGCTCAGGGCCGCTGCTCGGACCGGTCTTCGCGTCCGAGACGCATGGGTACGACACGATCGACCACTTCCGCATCGATCCGCGCCTCGGTGACGCTGCGGACTTCGACCACCTGATCGCCGCGGCGCACGCCCGCGGACTGCGGGTCGCCCTCGACGGCGTCTTCAATCACGTCGCGCGGTCGTTTGCTCACCCTTCTTGGTTTCGCCGGGACGCCGATGGGCTCGCCACCTTCGAGGGACACGAGCAGCTCGTCGCGCTCGACCACAGCAGGCCCGAAGTCGCGCAGTACGTCGGTGAGGTGCTGCGGTTCTGGAACGAGCGCGGTGTCGACGCATGGCGCCTGGACGCCGCGTACGCCGTACCGCCGGAGTTCTAGCGCGACGTGCTGCCGCGGGAGCGTGACGTCTGGTACTTCGGTGAAGTCATCCACGGCGATTACGCGGAGTACGTCGCGCGGAGCGGGCTGGATTCCGTGACGCAGTACGAGCTGTGGAAGGCGATCTGGAGTTCGCTCAACGACGGCAACTTCTTCGAGCTGGCGTATGCGCTCGGGCGGCACGACGCGCTGCTCGACACGTTCGTGCCGCAGACGTTCGTCGGCAATCACGACGTGACCCGGCTCGCGACGCGGCTCGGCGACGAGCGCCATCTCGGTCACGCGCTGGCGATCCTGTTCACGGTCGGCGGCGTACCGAGTGTGTACTCCGGGGACGAGCAGGCGTTCCGCGGGACGAAGGAGGAGCGGGCCGGCGGCGACGACGCGATCCGTCCGGCGTTCCCGGGATCTCCGGACGAGCTCGCGCCGCACGGTTGGCCGACGTACCGCCTGCACCAGGAGCTGATCGGCGTACGGCGACGGAATGCGTGGCTCACCCGCGCCCGGACTACCGTCGAGCATCTGACCAACGAGACCGTCGCGCTGCGGAGCACGCACGGTGACGACTGGGTGCTGCTCCTGCTGAACATCTCCGACCAGGATCAGCAGCTCCCGGTCTCCGACACCCCTGTCGTACGCGCCCACGGCTGGAAGTTGTTGACAAGTACGTAACCTCCGGCCGCGTGCTCCCGTTGTTCTTGACGACAGAAGTGAGGCCTTCTCGTCGCGCTGGGTTGGTGACGGGAGACATGGGGGTTTGTTGATGAACGCTCTGTGGGACGAACTGATACACGAGCTGGGCACCGTGCGCGCCTTGAGCGCCGCAGCTCTCGAGGCGCGGTCCGAGACCTCCCGGGTCGCGCTGATCACCCTCCTGGACGCCGAGACCGCGGAGATCTCGGCGATCCTCGACCGAATCCTCCGCGAGACCCAGGAGTCATCAGCGGCCTAGGTACTACGTGGATCGCCTGCCGGAGCGTCGGTTCCTCGGGCTGCTCGAACGAGCGGTAAGCGATGTGCGCGTCCGGCCGGACGAGGAGAGCCGGCCTTGGTGTAGTCGGCCAGGCGGCGAGGACGCGCGCCCCAGGTGCGGATCCGGCCGATCTCCTCGCCGGCGAGCCTCGTGCAGAACGCGGTCTGGCCCATCAGGTGGTGTGCTCGGCGGTGGCGAGGACCAGGTCGTAGTGGACGGTGTAGTAGAGCTGGTCCGGGGTTGTGCCGTCCGGTGCCTCGGTGCCTGCGTCGTGCTCGGTGAATTCGGCGATGAGTGATTGCTTGACGCCGAAGACCGCGTCGGTGTCGAGGTACTCGTCGCCTGCTGCGAAGACGTGGGTGATGAGGCGGCTGTAGCCGGGAGCGGTGACCATGAAGTGGATGTGGGCCGGACGCATCGAGCCGCGACCGCCGGCGCGGAGCAGGTCGCCGACCGGGCCGTCGTCGGGGATCGGGTAGGCGACCGGCTTCACCGCCCAGAACCGGTAGTTGCCGTCAGCATCTGTTGTGAGGTGCGCGCGGTTCTGTGGACGGTCGAGGTCCTTCTGTACGTCGTAGAAACCGTCCTCGTCCGCCTGCCAGGTCTCGACGAGCGCTCCGGCGATCGGCTCGCCCTTGGTGTTCAGGACCCTGCCGCTCACCAGGCACGGCTGTCCGGGGGCGCCGTTCGCGATGTCGTCGCCGAGCTGAACCTCGGGGGATCCTTCGACGAAGAACGGGCCGAACACGGTCGACTGGGTGGCCTCCGGCGGTTTCCGGTTGCCCAGCCCGACGGTGAGCATGGACAGCCCGAGTACGTCGGCCAGCAGCACGAACTCCTGTCTCGTGCCGGTGGAGATCTGGCCTGTCCTGGTCAGGAAGTCGATCGCTGTGAAGCACTCGTCCTCGGTGAGGTCCACCTCGCTCGCGAACGCGTGCAGGTGACGGACGAGGGCGCCCATCAGGTGCTTGTACCGGTCGCTCGCACTGCCGTCGAAGCTGGCCACCACGGCTGCGGTCAGGTCATCACCTTGCAGGTCCATCCGGTCTCCTCGTTCGTCAAGGTCGCGTACCGGCCCAGGCGCGGCTGAGGATCTCGCGCACCAGGCCCTCGGTCACCGGGATCGGGTTGTCCGTCGGCTGGAATGTCCTGGCGGCTTCTTCCGCCTGCGCCTCGGTCAGCCCTAGATCCCGCAAACTCGTCGGAACCCCCGCCGCCTGGAACAGGTCGAACAGTCCGGCGGCCAGGTCCGTTGTGCCCAGCGCCGCTTCCAGGCGAGCCTTTGCCTGTGGGACCGAGGAAGCGTTGACGCGAGCCACCTGCGGGAGCACCGCGGCGTGCGTCTCGGCGTGCGGTAGGTTGTAGGTTCCACCAAGCAAATGGCACAGCTTGTGATGCAACCCCGTACCCGCCGTCGCCAACGCCGACCCTGCGAGACAGGCGCCGTACATAAGCTTGCCCCGAGCATCTAAATCGTCCGGCGTGGCCAGCACCTCACGCATCCCACCCGCCAAC includes:
- a CDS encoding dioxygenase, coding for MDLQGDDLTAAVVASFDGSASDRYKHLMGALVRHLHAFASEVDLTEDECFTAIDFLTRTGQISTGTRQEFVLLADVLGLSMLTVGLGNRKPPEATQSTVFGPFFVEGSPEVQLGDDIANGAPGQPCLVSGRVLNTKGEPIAGALVETWQADEDGFYDVQKDLDRPQNRAHLTTDADGNYRFWAVKPVAYPIPDDGPVGDLLRAGGRGSMRPAHIHFMVTAPGYSRLITHVFAAGDEYLDTDAVFGVKQSLIAEFTEHDAGTEAPDGTTPDQLYYTVHYDLVLATAEHTT